A single window of Enoplosus armatus isolate fEnoArm2 chromosome 22, fEnoArm2.hap1, whole genome shotgun sequence DNA harbors:
- the eps8a gene encoding epidermal growth factor receptor kinase substrate 8a isoform X1 has translation MNGYEPPALASGIFGSYSSHINGHGSQSPEPPNNKAKSSAKALYEQRKHFTKNSINSLTDTSQYHVEHLTTFVLDRKDGMITVDDGVRRLRLLDAKGKVWTQEMLLQVEEKTVSLIDPETKNELENFPVGTIQYCQAVMNACSYDSIFALVCKESGQSKPDLHLFQCDDIKANLIHADIESAMIDAKGGKVKKRPETLKMILKSDGVIPPPPAAPAPEPPASSNQVDVKSRVAAWSAWTNEQQDYEKQRQFSEEDGPVETSAARVDRDVQILNHILDDIEFFVTKLQKAAEAFNELSKRKKIKKGKKKGPGEGVLTLRSKPPGEDEFVDCLQKFKHAFNQLGKLKDHIQNPSAVDLLHFLFTPLRMVIQASGSVDLARSVVVPLLTREAIDFLHASGTAEERHLWVALGDGWTKCRLEWPKDHYFPPCVLRFRDGWEPPVFPSVTPSREQDLTRLAESLATAEIQRQEELKMRLAQEQSAVQKFPPADGYAFSNASYKRMQILDQDAALAAFKQAVSRHVDRSFDADSRGRPTLFAKSKYDFVARNNTELSVLKDEVVEVVDDRKQWWKVRNGCGASGYVPNNILEITKAVDITGRGEPIYSHTIQKQTTKTDFIPSKPVVTPMPPAPTPPPPAPARLPTPPLPPPVAEPPKPAASSTVSRQNSTTSSEAGSVAMRDHTNQRPAPVNRRKSNMEEVQDELMHRLTLGRSAQKKFQVPSRGGSLPSVSISYDSSPDEVKIWLEAKGFSPVTITSLGVLTGAQLFSLNKEELKTVCPDDGARVFSQVTVQKAALEKRSGSELQEIMRRRQEKLAASTCDSGVESFDEGSTH, from the exons ATGAACGGATATGAACCTCCAGCTCTCGCCTCCGGCATCTTCGGCTCCTACAGCTCACACATCAA tggcCATGGCTCTCAGTCTCCTGAGCCTCCCAACAATAAAGCCAAGTCCAGTGCCAAAGCTCTCTACG aacaaagaaaacatttcaccaaaaacagcatcaacagcctGACGGACACGTCGCAGTACCACGTGGAG CACCTGACCACGTTCGTGTTGGACCGTAAAGACGGGATGATCACAGTGGACGACGGAGTCCGACGACTTCGCCTGCTGGacgctaaaggaaaagtttggaCTCAGGAGATGttgctgcaggtggaggagaaaacGGTCAGCCTCATCGACCCGGAGACAAAG AACGAGTTGGAGAACTTCCCCGTGGGGACGATCCAGTACTGCCAGGCCGTGATGAACGCCTGCAGCTACGACTCCATCTTTGCTCTGGTGTGTAAAGAGTCGGGTCAGAGCAAACCTGACCTCCACCTGTTCCAGTGTGATGACATCAAG GCGAATCTGATCCACGCAGACATAGAAAGTGCCATGATCGATGCCAAAGGAGGCAAAGTGAAGAAGAGACCAGAGACTCTCAA GATGATCCTGAAGAGTGATGGGGtcatcccccctccccccgccgCTCCCGCTCCCGAACCACCGGCATCATCCAATCAGGTGGACGTGAAGAGTAGAGTGGCCGCCTGGTCAGCCTGGACCAATGAGCAGCAAGACT ATGAGAAGCAGAGACAGTTCTCAGAGGAGGACGGACCGGTGGAGACGAGTGCAGCCAGAGTGGACCGAGATGTG CAAATACTGAACCACATCCTGGACGACATCGAGTTCTTCGTCACCAAACTTCAAAAGGCTGCCGAGGCCTTCAACGAGCTCTCCAAGAGGAAGAAGATCaagaaaggcaaaaagaaagGTCCAGGAG AGGGCGTCCTGACTCTGCGCTCCAAACCTCCCGGTGAGGACGAGTTTGTCGACTGTCTGCAGAAGTTCAAACACGCCTTCAACCAGCTG gggAAACTGAAGGATCACATCCAGAACCCCAGCGCTGTGGATCTgctccacttcctcttcactCCACTCAGGATG gtgaTCCAGGCCTCAGGCAGTGTGGATCTGGCTCGGAGCGTCGTGGTTCCTCTGCTGACCAGAGAGGCCATCGACTTCCTGCACGCCTCagggacagcagaggagagacacCTGTGGGTTGCTCTGGGAGACGGATGGACCAAATGCAG GTTGGAGTGGCCGAAGGATCATTACTTTCCTCCCTGTGTGCTGAGGTTTCGGGACGGCTGGGAGCCTCCGGTGTTTCCGTCGGTGACTCCGTCCAGAGAACAGGATCTGACCCGGCTGGCCGAGAGTCTCGCCACCGCTGAGATCCAGAGACAAGAGGAGCTGAAGATGCGACTGGCCCAGGAG CAGTCAGCGGTGCAGAAGTTCCCTCCTGCAGACGGGTACGCCTTCTCCAACGCCTCCTACAAACGCATGCAGATCCTGGATCAGGACGCGGCCTTGGCTGCCTTTAAACAGGCCGTCAGTCGCCACGTAGACCG AAGTTTTGATGCCGACAGCAGAGGCCGACCAACGCTGTTTGCCAAATCTAAATATGACTTTGTTGCGAGAAACAACACGGAGCTGTCTGTCCTCAAAGACGAGGTCGTCGAG GTTGTTGACGACAGgaagcagtggtggaaggtTCGCAACGGCTGCGGAGCGTCCGGCTACGTGCCAAACAACATCCTGGAGATCACCAAAGCAGTGGACATTACCGGCAGAGGGGAGCCCATCTACAGCCACACCATACAG AAGCAGACTACAAAGACGGACTTCATCCCCAGTAAACCGGTAGTGACTCCGATGCCTCCGGCTCCCACGCCGCCCCCTCCGGCCCCCGCCAGGCTCCCCACACCGCCGCTGCCTCCTCCAGTCGCCGAGCCCCCCAAGCCAGCTGCCAGCAGCACAGTCAGTCGTCAGAACAGCACCACGTCCAGCGAAGCCGGCAGCGTCGCCATGAGGGACCACACCAACCAGAGACCCGCACCCGTCAACC gcagGAAatccaacatggaggaagttCAGGACGAGCTGATGCACAGACTGACGTTGGGTCGCAGCGCTCAGAAGAAGTTCCAGGTTCCCTCTCGCGGCGGCAGCCTGCCGTCCGTCAGCATCAGCTACGACTCGTCACCTGACGAGGTCAAAATCTGGTTAGAGGCCAAAGGCTTCAGTCCAGT CACCATCACCAGCCTCGGCGTCCTGACCGGAGCTCAGCTCTTCTCCCTCaacaaggaggagctgaagacGGTTTGTCCCGACGACGGAGCTCGAGTCTTCAGCCAGGTCACCGTCCAGAAGGCGGCGCTGGAG aaGCGTTCAGGCTCTGAGCTCCAGGAGATCATGAGGAGGCGGCAGGAGAAACTGGCTGCCAGCACCTGTGATTCAGGGGTGGAGTCTTTTGACGAAGGCAGCACCCACTGA
- the eps8a gene encoding epidermal growth factor receptor kinase substrate 8a isoform X2 has protein sequence MITVDDGVRRLRLLDAKGKVWTQEMLLQVEEKTVSLIDPETKNELENFPVGTIQYCQAVMNACSYDSIFALVCKESGQSKPDLHLFQCDDIKANLIHADIESAMIDAKGGKVKKRPETLKMILKSDGVIPPPPAAPAPEPPASSNQVDVKSRVAAWSAWTNEQQDYEKQRQFSEEDGPVETSAARVDRDVQILNHILDDIEFFVTKLQKAAEAFNELSKRKKIKKGKKKGPGEGVLTLRSKPPGEDEFVDCLQKFKHAFNQLGKLKDHIQNPSAVDLLHFLFTPLRMVIQASGSVDLARSVVVPLLTREAIDFLHASGTAEERHLWVALGDGWTKCRLEWPKDHYFPPCVLRFRDGWEPPVFPSVTPSREQDLTRLAESLATAEIQRQEELKMRLAQEQSAVQKFPPADGYAFSNASYKRMQILDQDAALAAFKQAVSRHVDRSFDADSRGRPTLFAKSKYDFVARNNTELSVLKDEVVEVVDDRKQWWKVRNGCGASGYVPNNILEITKAVDITGRGEPIYSHTIQLMMPKKEFELFKQLLGELNEKQTTKTDFIPSKPVVTPMPPAPTPPPPAPARLPTPPLPPPVAEPPKPAASSTVSRQNSTTSSEAGSVAMRDHTNQRPAPVNRRKSNMEEVQDELMHRLTLGRSAQKKFQVPSRGGSLPSVSISYDSSPDEVKIWLEAKGFSPVTITSLGVLTGAQLFSLNKEELKTVCPDDGARVFSQVTVQKAALEKRSGSELQEIMRRRQEKLAASTCDSGVESFDEGSTH, from the exons ATGATCACAGTGGACGACGGAGTCCGACGACTTCGCCTGCTGGacgctaaaggaaaagtttggaCTCAGGAGATGttgctgcaggtggaggagaaaacGGTCAGCCTCATCGACCCGGAGACAAAG AACGAGTTGGAGAACTTCCCCGTGGGGACGATCCAGTACTGCCAGGCCGTGATGAACGCCTGCAGCTACGACTCCATCTTTGCTCTGGTGTGTAAAGAGTCGGGTCAGAGCAAACCTGACCTCCACCTGTTCCAGTGTGATGACATCAAG GCGAATCTGATCCACGCAGACATAGAAAGTGCCATGATCGATGCCAAAGGAGGCAAAGTGAAGAAGAGACCAGAGACTCTCAA GATGATCCTGAAGAGTGATGGGGtcatcccccctccccccgccgCTCCCGCTCCCGAACCACCGGCATCATCCAATCAGGTGGACGTGAAGAGTAGAGTGGCCGCCTGGTCAGCCTGGACCAATGAGCAGCAAGACT ATGAGAAGCAGAGACAGTTCTCAGAGGAGGACGGACCGGTGGAGACGAGTGCAGCCAGAGTGGACCGAGATGTG CAAATACTGAACCACATCCTGGACGACATCGAGTTCTTCGTCACCAAACTTCAAAAGGCTGCCGAGGCCTTCAACGAGCTCTCCAAGAGGAAGAAGATCaagaaaggcaaaaagaaagGTCCAGGAG AGGGCGTCCTGACTCTGCGCTCCAAACCTCCCGGTGAGGACGAGTTTGTCGACTGTCTGCAGAAGTTCAAACACGCCTTCAACCAGCTG gggAAACTGAAGGATCACATCCAGAACCCCAGCGCTGTGGATCTgctccacttcctcttcactCCACTCAGGATG gtgaTCCAGGCCTCAGGCAGTGTGGATCTGGCTCGGAGCGTCGTGGTTCCTCTGCTGACCAGAGAGGCCATCGACTTCCTGCACGCCTCagggacagcagaggagagacacCTGTGGGTTGCTCTGGGAGACGGATGGACCAAATGCAG GTTGGAGTGGCCGAAGGATCATTACTTTCCTCCCTGTGTGCTGAGGTTTCGGGACGGCTGGGAGCCTCCGGTGTTTCCGTCGGTGACTCCGTCCAGAGAACAGGATCTGACCCGGCTGGCCGAGAGTCTCGCCACCGCTGAGATCCAGAGACAAGAGGAGCTGAAGATGCGACTGGCCCAGGAG CAGTCAGCGGTGCAGAAGTTCCCTCCTGCAGACGGGTACGCCTTCTCCAACGCCTCCTACAAACGCATGCAGATCCTGGATCAGGACGCGGCCTTGGCTGCCTTTAAACAGGCCGTCAGTCGCCACGTAGACCG AAGTTTTGATGCCGACAGCAGAGGCCGACCAACGCTGTTTGCCAAATCTAAATATGACTTTGTTGCGAGAAACAACACGGAGCTGTCTGTCCTCAAAGACGAGGTCGTCGAG GTTGTTGACGACAGgaagcagtggtggaaggtTCGCAACGGCTGCGGAGCGTCCGGCTACGTGCCAAACAACATCCTGGAGATCACCAAAGCAGTGGACATTACCGGCAGAGGGGAGCCCATCTACAGCCACACCATACAG CTTATGATGCCAAAGAAGGAGTTTGAGTTGTTCAAG CAATTACTGGGAGAGTTGAACGAG AAGCAGACTACAAAGACGGACTTCATCCCCAGTAAACCGGTAGTGACTCCGATGCCTCCGGCTCCCACGCCGCCCCCTCCGGCCCCCGCCAGGCTCCCCACACCGCCGCTGCCTCCTCCAGTCGCCGAGCCCCCCAAGCCAGCTGCCAGCAGCACAGTCAGTCGTCAGAACAGCACCACGTCCAGCGAAGCCGGCAGCGTCGCCATGAGGGACCACACCAACCAGAGACCCGCACCCGTCAACC gcagGAAatccaacatggaggaagttCAGGACGAGCTGATGCACAGACTGACGTTGGGTCGCAGCGCTCAGAAGAAGTTCCAGGTTCCCTCTCGCGGCGGCAGCCTGCCGTCCGTCAGCATCAGCTACGACTCGTCACCTGACGAGGTCAAAATCTGGTTAGAGGCCAAAGGCTTCAGTCCAGT CACCATCACCAGCCTCGGCGTCCTGACCGGAGCTCAGCTCTTCTCCCTCaacaaggaggagctgaagacGGTTTGTCCCGACGACGGAGCTCGAGTCTTCAGCCAGGTCACCGTCCAGAAGGCGGCGCTGGAG aaGCGTTCAGGCTCTGAGCTCCAGGAGATCATGAGGAGGCGGCAGGAGAAACTGGCTGCCAGCACCTGTGATTCAGGGGTGGAGTCTTTTGACGAAGGCAGCACCCACTGA